A DNA window from Acetobacter aceti NBRC 14818 contains the following coding sequences:
- a CDS encoding aldose 1-epimerase family protein — protein MSTDRFVFGDEKLTATVSAQGAELVSLTLPDGTDVLWDAGPAWKRHSPVLFPIVGRLPDDRATIDGKSYRMTQHGFARDCIFRWVEQKADSCTLLLEADDQTLAVFPFRFRLWLTYQISDGKLTVLYTVRNQEEGRELPFSLGAHPAFRWPLEKGEKREDYRLTFEEPEPEPVRRLEGGLLDPAPRPTPVEGAVLPLRDDLFVEDAIIFDRIRSRSVTFGRSGGLGLRVSWHGFPELGVWTKPGAPFLCIEPWQGYATPHGFKGEFRDKPGVVIVQPGQEWSASWSVSAVQG, from the coding sequence ATGAGCACTGACCGGTTTGTGTTCGGTGATGAAAAACTCACAGCGACGGTGTCCGCTCAGGGGGCGGAACTGGTTTCCCTGACGCTGCCGGACGGCACGGATGTGCTGTGGGATGCTGGCCCCGCGTGGAAGCGGCACTCGCCTGTGCTGTTTCCGATTGTGGGACGTCTTCCTGATGATCGGGCGACTATCGACGGCAAATCCTATCGCATGACGCAACATGGCTTCGCCCGGGATTGCATCTTTCGGTGGGTGGAACAGAAAGCCGACAGTTGCACACTGTTGCTGGAAGCGGATGACCAGACGCTCGCTGTCTTTCCGTTCCGCTTTCGTCTGTGGCTGACCTATCAGATCAGCGATGGAAAGCTGACGGTTCTCTATACCGTTCGCAATCAGGAAGAGGGCAGGGAACTTCCCTTTTCACTGGGAGCGCATCCTGCCTTTCGCTGGCCTCTGGAAAAAGGCGAAAAGCGTGAAGACTATCGTCTGACGTTTGAAGAACCCGAACCTGAGCCCGTCCGTCGTCTTGAAGGCGGTCTGCTCGATCCCGCACCACGTCCTACGCCTGTTGAAGGTGCGGTTCTTCCTCTTCGGGATGATCTGTTTGTTGAGGACGCCATTATTTTTGATCGGATCAGAAGCCGTTCCGTGACGTTCGGTCGTTCGGGCGGACTAGGTCTGCGTGTGTCTTGGCATGGCTTTCCCGAACTGGGTGTCTGGACCAAGCCGGGCGCACCGTTCCTCTGCATTGAGCCTTGGCAAGGATACGCGACACCGCATGGCTTCAAGGGAGAGTTCCGCGACAAGCCCGGTGTTGTGATCGTTCAGCCCGGTCAGGAATGGTCGGCGTCCTGGTCAGTGAGCGCTGTTCAGGGCTGA